A stretch of DNA from Lycium ferocissimum isolate CSIRO_LF1 chromosome 4, AGI_CSIRO_Lferr_CH_V1, whole genome shotgun sequence:
GGTTTTTGTCTAAGGGATTCTGAGGGGAATTTAGTATATGCTAAAGCTGAAGAAATTGGAATTACAGCCAACACAGAAGCTGAGGTGATTGCAATCTGGGAAGCTATGCAAGGAAAAGGATTTCAACAATGTGATAGTTCAAACTGATTCAGAAATGGTTTATAAAATCCTATCAGAGGGTTGGAAGCCACCATGGGGAATTGCAATATGGATAGACGAGATTCAAACAACATTAATGTCATTCTATTTTGAGAGAGTGGAACAAAAAATGGTTGGCAAATCGAGCATAAAATCGATTAAGTGTCATACTTTTCAAGAATTGGATGCAAATTGTAGAAAGATCTTAAACGGTGATAAATCACAAATTCCATACCTAAGAATCAGAACAAGATActaagaaaatgagaaattgaaTATGATAATTATGGACAACAATCTAGAAAAAATCGGATAGGCAAGCGAATAGGATCGCAACAAAGGCATTCATCATCAAATTGACAATGAGGGAGTACAAACGAGATTTTTCGCTCCATATTTTGAGAAGTCGAATTCAATACGAGAAACAACAAGAACAAGCACAAAGTTGGGTGAAGCATCAAGATCAATTTTTTCGAGCTAGGATTGTGATGAGAGCATACTTACATGATAATCCAAGTATGGAAGGAAGATGAGCTTTTCAGGAGGGCCATCGGAGGTGAAGACTCGAGaataaagacaacaaattggatgTTCAAAGTTTACTTTCCAAATTTGTAGAAAGTCCTTTCAAATTTGGGGTTGGCTAGGGGTGGCAAACGGTGGGTCGAGTCGGATATGGGTCGGGTCGAAAAATGGGTTGACAAAAAAATCACAAATTCCATACCGGTTAAAAAATGGGTTAAtcggataatatggatatccatattatccaaagATACTAAGAGAAGAATTTACCATTTTGAGAAAGTACATAGTTGCGCCTCAACATTGTGGGAAGAATAGAATCGAATAACACGACctcaaagaaaatcttttttggaaaatatccacccaaccccaccccccaccaccCACTCCCCAACCAAATCCCCACCTAACGAAAATCTTCACCTACCCACCCCAACTCCATCCTATCCCATACCACAACTCCACCCAACCCTCACCCACCCCTCCCAAAGCGtctatttcatatatgactactttgtactttgaagacaaccccaaaaagtgactatgtttgtaaactagccattttttaaaagtgacaaaaaatggctatttttgtaaattgaacatttttataaagtgacataaaaatggttatttttgcaaaaatttatttcttcgaaaaatgcaaatttgcaaaataacaacttttttgtcatttttcaaaaaatggccaCTTTACccatttttgtgtcactttaaaaaaatggctactttacaAAATTGACCATATCTTGGAAATGGCACATttcaaaaatggttattttaatactttcacaaagaagctattttaaaaaatggttaCTTTTGAAACAAGAGTTTTTAAAgtaactactttcacaaaatgactattcatgaaaattgactactttcaaaaagtgactatttttaaaaagtatctactttcacaaagtggctaTTTTCTAAAAGTGACTACTTTtacaaagtgactattttcttaagtgaacacttttgcaaaacgactatttttgaaaagtagctATTTTTCAcagtaatattttgaaaaagcggctacttttgtaatgtgattacttttgcaaagttgctatttttgaaagttactactttcacaaaatgtcTAGTTTTTCCGAGAGACGTTGGTGATAGCCGTCATCGGAGGGGTGGAAGAAtcgagaaaatattttccaaaacagaCTAACCAAACAATGGGAAAATTGGAAACATTTTCTTCATAGGGTTCAATGTTGTGTTTATCCATTTTACCTATTAATTTACCCATATTTTAAGTGGATAATAGATGTAGGACCCATATTAAATGGATATGTCCATTTTAAATCATCAACCCATTTTTTAAGTCATATTTTTAACCCATTTGGGGTTGGGCCATGTTTATGAGCTCAACCCATGTGTTGAAcaatttaatttcatgaataaataaaaggCCCAGCaggataaaatttaatttaaaaataaaataaaatatgatatcattctttttgaaaggaaaaattaccaattttgatgaaaaaggggcaaaataagtaataaataaaatacggCTTTCGattaaagaaaagagagaaagaagaagaaaactacAACTTTATGAGGGACACTGGAAATACCAGATCTAATTACATACAAATGATAAGATACAGAGATACAAATGATCAATCTTATTGACCTGCAACAAAATGTCTCGATCAAACAATACATTATTGATAATAAAACAACAAAGAGACCAAATTATGGTATTTAACTTTATTAATTAAACCCCATAATACACAGGAAGCATACGAGGTTTCACCACAACTTCCAACGGAGTTTTTTTAACCGCGGTAAAACCCGGCCCTTCAGTCATATCCACCGGCATGTTACCTGGAATCTCAAAATCAAACGCTTGAAGCAAACGCGCAATCGAAAGATAGGTCACTTGCATCGCCATTGTAATTCCAGGACACGATCGTCTACCAGAACCAAATGGAATAAACTCTAAATCTTTACCGTACACATCAACTTTTACCTTATCGGTTAAAAACCTCTCGGGTAAAAATTTCTCCGGTTCGGGCCAAAATTTTGGGTCTTTTTGAAGTTTCCATACGTTTACAAATAAACGTGTGCCTTTTGGAATATGGTAACCGAGTACTTGACAATCTGCTAAGGCTTCGTGGACTAACATTGGTGAAGGTGGATATAACCGTAACACTTCTTTAATTGTTGCTTGAAAGTACACTAAGTTTTTGATATCTGAATCTTCTACCCAACGATCTTTGCCAACTTTTGTGTCGATTTCTTGTTGGACTTGTTTAAGTACGTGCGTATTGTTTAGTAAGCAGGCAATTATCCATATCAAGTGAACAGCTGTGGTATGTGTAGCATCTGAAACTATTGTCTGCGTGCAAAAGAATAACATGCTAACAGTGTCagtgtatataatttaaatctaATATGTAAATGCTAAATATTGATTGCCAAACCTTATCAATTGTGAGGCCCACAAATAACAAAACAatagtaaataatttcatttttggtccatcaattattgaaattttttgaatttggtCCTTATAATATTTAACTAAGCACTTTTTGCCTTCATTTTACTGAAATGTGTATTTTTGATCCCTTTATAAAGGAAGTACGTGATATTTAGATTATGTGATATTCCGTACTTAACAATTCGTTAAGTTTGTGGAGATTCACAGGTTAAGAGATCAAAGTGCACATATCAATTGATTGAATGTTAGATGTGCTTAACCAAAAATTATAACGACCATAATTAGAATTTGTCGATATTTGAGGAACTAAAATTGTTAGTATTCCAATAAACTACTCCcgccgtcccaaaaagattatcttagtttgacttgacacggagtttaagaaataaatgaagacttttgaaatgtgtgatcCAAAGCAAtctttagatatttgtgtggctgtaaatcatctcataaagttaaattgtttctaaatatagaaatgtgacaatctaataagaaaagtaagagtgtaagacaatctttttgggacggagggagtactattccTTCCATTTTAGTTTATTGTTGTATTTCCGTTTTAGTCCAcatcaaaaaaatgaaaattttctaaAAGCAGAAAcaatttataaacttttcattttacactAATGACAAGCTAAAATAACGTGGTTCAAAAGTCtcataaccacacaaatattatgatatgttttaattaaaagtCTTTATTTAATTCTTAAATCCATGAACAGTCAAATTATGCGACAAGATCAACAGTTGAAGCACATACCAACATGGTAGCTTTGATAATCGTTTCCCTTGAATAACCATACTGGACATCATCCTTGTCCAACTCCGTTAGCATTATATCAATCAAATCTTgatcattatcatcaatattaccAGCACCAGAAGACTCATTCATCTTTCTCTTCTTAGTATGATCATCTAACCAACGCTGAAGAATAACGTCCATTTCATCAGCTATACGTTTCATCACCTTAATATTCCCTTGTAAATCCAGCCATTGGAGTAGTGGAATTGGAAATGCATCTTCTATTCCAACCAAAGCTAGATAATACATCGTTTCGTTGAACGCTTTTCTGAAACGTTCCGCTTCTTCCTTCTCCTCTTCTTTATCACCGACCTAcatattcaaaattcaaactttaTCAGTTCGGTTCAGAATTTTAGCACAAACTGTTTATTTACTTGGTTCGAAATCTACAAATTTTTTCGCTGGTTATCCCTTTTTGGGAGAGTTGTTTAGTAAATGAcccttttttaatttcttttgcaaCTTCTAGACTTTTTAGACCACACACGttctaaaaatcctttttggtCAAACTACAAGTCTTATTAGAAAATGTTAGACCATAGTTCAAATTTCTCGATGTTAAATGCCAGTCTAATATCTTTTCTGTCCGAATAGATATATTTGccaacttttaaaaatagggaTAACATCTAAATGGTAAATTAAAAAGGAGACATTTGCTTAAATCAGCTCAAAACCTATATCATTTGTACTTAATTATTTAGtgtataatattaataacataTACAATGTCTAAACTAAAGCTACTGAGTTCGATCAGAGAAGCTCGTAACTCCTTCACTATATCTGCCTCTGCTTGCACAAGCAAACCTAGAGTGTTAGGAGTAAGTTTATTCGAACCaccattttaaattttaagcATAGATTGTATATGTGAACACTCTGAAAACAATGTAAAGCTTATAATTTTTAGAattcattatttttatattttgaatccgTCTATGTATACCTGGCTATATCTCTTACCACCAATCATCTTGACCGTTATGTTtaacatcatatcatcgaaccAATGGCCAATGTCAACTTTAGTAGGTACATTATTTGCTTTATTAGCCACATAAAGTGTGTACAACTCCTTGATGCTACTCTCCACTTCTGCAATTCGAACATGCTTCAATCTCTCTAAACTCTTACTCGAGAGCAAATTGTTAACGACCAATTTTCGAACCATGCGCCAATAAGGGCCATAATTTGCAAATGTAAGATTTGCATGGTCATAGCCAAGATACTTACAAGAACAAGTGGCTACTCTATTAGCCAAATTCTTGTCTTGTGTAGTGAAGCATTCTTTAATTGCTTCATAACTGCTCACAACTACAATTGTGAACATTCCTTGACGGACGGTGAAAACTGGCCCATACTTATCTGCTAACGCGGCTAAAGTATGGGCCAGAGGAATTTCACCGTCCTTGCTGCTCCTAATGCGGCCGTCTAAAGTGTCATTTAGGATTTGAGGAAGATGGCCTATAATTGGCCAAGCACCTGGAAGTTCTGGCGGGGGTGGTCCAaattttttgctatttttccAAGTTTTTGCTTTTCCTATGAGAAAGAATAGGAAGGCAAAGACTAGAATTCCAACAACGGCTTCTACATGTGAAAGAGTATGAAATTCCATTGGACAAAGAGAAATAGATTTGAGATAGAAGAGAGTTTTGCTtcgattgagttgttggaaaaTAGGGCCTAAATAAAGTATAAATCTTTCAACTGCCAAAAGTTAagcttaaaatatttatttgtaacaGTAGTTTATAAGATCGATCATTAAGATATTATATTAAGTACTAGTTAATTACTTAAATGGCCATTTAGTTATGAAACTAACTCAATAAAACCATCCAAATTAACCCAATTTTGCCAACAAAAAATATTGTCACTTATGCTGGAAATTTAACTTTTCCGTGCCATGAAGATGAGTGCCACATCACCcactaaaaattttaaatttctccAATTGGACAACTTACGAAGTTTTGCAAATTCttcatttgttttcaaaataaacTTCATGTCAGATCTATAATATTTACTCGATAAATATAGTTTTCATCAAATAATATTTCTAGCTGTTTTTGACCAGGTAAATGATTAATCTCTCATTACGTATAATTTTTCTACTTAAGGTGTATATATTATCTCCTCGCCGTTGTAGCTCCGGGCTGCGCGCATCTAAGTTTTGGGGCCAAGAATATGATCCTTGGTAACGATTTGATCTAAGTAATTGGTAGATATATTCTAAATAATTGGAAGTAAAACATAGTTGTGTAATTTAAATATCACGGAGACTAAAAGTTAAAGTTATCTTGGAGGATATATACATTTTAAGTCATTTATGATGcaaattttatccaattttgatAGGTAAAGATCGACTGACGTCATCGTTTTGGAAATATTctaatatttcttttcatgagagaaattaaaaaatatttacgcGAATTATGTGTACAATTATTGGTACTGAAAGATTATGTCACCACCAAGTTATGAAATAACATCTATCAGAAACCAATAATTCAAATTTAACCTACTGTGAATAGGTATTATTAATAAAATGTAAAGCAGTATTACCTAT
This window harbors:
- the LOC132054658 gene encoding nicotine N-demethylase CYP82E4-like; the protein is MEFHTLSHVEAVVGILVFAFLFFLIGKAKTWKNSKKFGPPPPELPGAWPIIGHLPQILNDTLDGRIRSSKDGEIPLAHTLAALADKYGPVFTVRQGMFTIVVVSSYEAIKECFTTQDKNLANRVATCSCKYLGYDHANLTFANYGPYWRMVRKLVVNNLLSSKSLERLKHVRIAEVESSIKELYTLYVANKANNVPTKVDIGHWFDDMMLNITVKMIGGKRYSQVGDKEEEKEEAERFRKAFNETMYYLALVGIEDAFPIPLLQWLDLQGNIKVMKRIADEMDVILQRWLDDHTKKRKMNESSGAGNIDDNDQDLIDIMLTELDKDDVQYGYSRETIIKATMLTIVSDATHTTAVHLIWIIACLLNNTHVLKQVQQEIDTKVGKDRWVEDSDIKNLVYFQATIKEVLRLYPPSPMLVHEALADCQVLGYHIPKGTRLFVNVWKLQKDPKFWPEPEKFLPERFLTDKVKVDVYGKDLEFIPFGSGRRSCPGITMAMQVTYLSIARLLQAFDFEIPGNMPVDMTEGPGFTAVKKTPLEVVVKPRMLPVYYGV